The Acidobacteriota bacterium sequence CGTCAAAACTGCGGCTGGTGCCAAACTCGCTTTTTTTGCCTTCGCGCTCGTGGTTCAGATGCATCCATCCGTGTTGGCTCAACTCCACAAAATTGGGATTGGCACTAACGCATTCAATGAGCAGTGCGATTCCTGCTGTGGTCAGTTTGCCGGGAATTACTGCCAGATTGATTGGCGTTTCGTTGCCAAAACAAACTTCCAACAACGTGCGCAATGTTGATTCATTTTCGTCAACATCGTCATCGCGCAGAAAAAAAAGAAGCGGTCGGTTTTGTTGTTGCCGCAGTTCCAGCGCCGTTTCGATTTGAGCAAAGCAGGAATTCATCAACGCCTCGCCTCTTCGTTCGACTTTGAATCCAGCAAGGCCGCCAACAATTCTGCCGTGCGCTTTGCGCCTTGCAGGTCAATCGCAAGCGTTGGAGGGGGCGGCGGCGCGTTGAGCAGACGAACGATTTCAGAAGCCAGGAACTTCGGCGAAAGCTGCTCCGGTTCCAGCATGGTGACATGGCCTACCTGTTCCAGCTTGCGCGCCCGGCGGGTTTGTTCGTCGTTATCGTGTTCGTTGAACGGATATACCAGAGCGCGCGCCTGCGCCGCCAGAATATCCATACAGGTGTTGTAACCTGCCATGCTGATGGAAAGCGACGCTCGGCTGAGCCAGGTTGGAAACTCCGTCGTATGGCGTTGTAATCGGGCGTGTGACAATGCCGCAGCTTTGTTTTCCAAACGTTGAAACTCTTCGTCGGAAATATGCGGGCCGGTGAAAATTTGCAGTTGGTGCGGGAAAGGCAGAAGCCGTGATGCCTCCAGCGCATAATCAATCAACTCGTGCCCGACACGGCCTCCGCCAATGCTGACCAGAATCATTGGCTGGTCGGTGATCTGGGGCGGTGAATCCTGAGATGGTTGCGCGACGTAACCGGTGTAGTAAAGCGGACAGGCAAGCTGCGCGACGCTGCCGAACGTTTCCTCCAGTCGTTGCACGCTCGGGTCCGAGTGAATCAACAACGCGTCAAAAAATTGGTTGACGCGTTGGCACACCTCGGCTTCGTATTTTTCCTGCGCGGGACGGTGCACCAGAATGTCTCTCACGCTGCAAATAATTTTCAGTTCAGGGCGTGACGCGCGCGCGCGCGTCAGCAACGGCAGCAACTCAAAATTGAATTTTTTTCTGCCGAACGGAAACAACTCAATCAGTAAAATGTCTGGCAAGAACCGATCGAATGTTGCGAGCAGCAATTCTTTCCTGCGTGTTTTGACTTCCTCAAGACTGGCTTGCTCACCAACAACGTATAGACGCTCAAAGGCCGTGTCAGAACGAAGTGCGGGCAGATAAACGACTTCTACCCAGTCCGGCCAATCAAACCCCGGTACAACTTCACCGCCGTACAAAAAACAAACCTCGAAATCGCGCAACGCGAACAGCAATTCGCGGCTGCGAATGAAATGCCCAATGCCAAGCAATGACTGGCAATAAAACATGACGCGCTTTTTCATACCTGCATTTTAGCCTGTTTGCTTGTCGGCGTCGGGACCTTCCAGGCAATTCAGAAACAAACCACATAACGAACGGATATTTTGTTCGGCATCGAATAACCGGCAAATTTTTTCGCGTGCAGCATACCCGAACCTCCGGCGTAATTCCGGCGAATCCATCAACTTGGCAATCGCCGCTGCCAGCGCCTCAGCGTCTTTTTCAGGAACCAACAATCCGCTCACGCCGTGTTCAATCAATTCCGGGACGCCGGAGATGTTTGTTGAAATTACGGGCAGTCCTGTCGCCATCGCTTCGACCAGAACATTGGGAATCCCATCACGGTCGCCGTTAGAGGCAATCTGGCAGGGCAAGGCAAACAATGTCGCTCGGTGATAAATCCTTTGCAGCTCTTCCTGCGTCACAGCGGGTCGCAAGGTGATAACATCTGTCAGGTCCAGCTTTTGGATCAGCGAAATGATTTCCTGCTCTCCGACTCCCGCACCGCTGATGAATAAACATTGAAACTGCACGCCACGGTTTTTCAATAACCAGCAAGCCTCTACAAGCGTATGAAAGCCTTTCTTTTCAACCACGCGGCCTACGGTCAGCAACAATGGCAAAGATGATTTCGATTCTACCGACTCGCGCGGCGCGAATCGCCGAGTATCCAGTCCGTGGTAAATCGTGTGAATCGGAGTTCCAGTGACTCCCAAATTGTTTAGATGTTTGTGGTTCGCTTCTGTACAGGTGACAGCGAATTTCGCGCGGCGCAGCTTCGTAGGCAGCAAATCGCCGGGGTTCAGCGTTTGCACATAAATGTCCTTGGCGTGGGCAGTGAAGCTGAACGGCACGCCGCATAAACGACTGGCCATCATCGCCACCGTCGTCGCCGAATGGCAAAAATGCGCGTGCAAGTGGCGAATCGAGCCAATCGCCAACACCTGTTCCGCAATGAACCCGGCTTGCAGAAATTCCTTGATGAACGAAGGTCGCCACCAAGAGTCGGTTCGATACTTGAAGGCGAATCGCAACGCCAGCAGCAATGTGCAGAGATAGGCCGCTGGGCGGCTTTTGAGCAACCGCCAATGGCTGCGGAAAAACTTCGGGGCATTGTTCCACAGCCAGATGGGAAAAAAAGTTTCGCTGAGTGATGTGACTTGCGGCAAATAATGAACAGGCGCTTTGGTCGCATCCACCACGGCGTGGCGCTGCGGATCGGTCAAATCCAGAATGGAAAACAACCGCAACCGCAGTCCCAATTGTTCCAGCAGGTAGATTTCATTGGCGATGAAGGTTTCGGACGTTCGCGGATAGCTTTTCAGCACGTATCCAATTTCCGCCCCATTCGCCTCTGCGCCGTGTCCAGTCATGAGCTTATTCGGGCGTGACGTAAGCCGCCGTGATGCCGCCATCCACCAGAAAATCCGTGCCGGTGATGTATGACGATTCATCCGACGCCAGGAACAATGCAGCTTGAGCAATTTCTTTCGCTTCGCCGAAACGTCCCATCGGAATGTGAACCAGCCGCCTCTGTTTTTTGGCGTCTGTATTCAGGTAACTCATCAACAATTCGGTTCGCAGCGGGCCGGGGCAGAGCGCGTTGACGCGGATGTTTTCGCGGGCGTGAATGATCGCCAGTTCGCGCGACATCGCCAGAACAGCGCCTTTGCTGGCAGTGTAGGCAACTTGTGGAGTCGCCGCGCCCAACACCGCCACAAACGAAGCCGTGTTGATGATCGAACCGCCGCCTGCTCGTTTCAGCGCAGGAATGCCGTACTTGCAACCCAGGAAAACGCCTTTGGCATTGATGTCCATCGTCAAATCCCAGATGGATTCTTCGGTGGTGACGGCGTTG is a genomic window containing:
- a CDS encoding glycosyl transferase, with protein sequence MKKRVMFYCQSLLGIGHFIRSRELLFALRDFEVCFLYGGEVVPGFDWPDWVEVVYLPALRSDTAFERLYVVGEQASLEEVKTRRKELLLATFDRFLPDILLIELFPFGRKKFNFELLPLLTRARASRPELKIICSVRDILVHRPAQEKYEAEVCQRVNQFFDALLIHSDPSVQRLEETFGSVAQLACPLYYTGYVAQPSQDSPPQITDQPMILVSIGGGRVGHELIDYALEASRLLPFPHQLQIFTGPHISDEEFQRLENKAAALSHARLQRHTTEFPTWLSRASLSISMAGYNTCMDILAAQARALVYPFNEHDNDEQTRRARKLEQVGHVTMLEPEQLSPKFLASEIVRLLNAPPPPPTLAIDLQGAKRTAELLAALLDSKSNEEARR
- a CDS encoding glycosyltransferase family 4 protein, with protein sequence MTGHGAEANGAEIGYVLKSYPRTSETFIANEIYLLEQLGLRLRLFSILDLTDPQRHAVVDATKAPVHYLPQVTSLSETFFPIWLWNNAPKFFRSHWRLLKSRPAAYLCTLLLALRFAFKYRTDSWWRPSFIKEFLQAGFIAEQVLAIGSIRHLHAHFCHSATTVAMMASRLCGVPFSFTAHAKDIYVQTLNPGDLLPTKLRRAKFAVTCTEANHKHLNNLGVTGTPIHTIYHGLDTRRFAPRESVESKSSLPLLLTVGRVVEKKGFHTLVEACWLLKNRGVQFQCLFISGAGVGEQEIISLIQKLDLTDVITLRPAVTQEELQRIYHRATLFALPCQIASNGDRDGIPNVLVEAMATGLPVISTNISGVPELIEHGVSGLLVPEKDAEALAAAIAKLMDSPELRRRFGYAAREKICRLFDAEQNIRSLCGLFLNCLEGPDADKQTG
- a CDS encoding glucose 1-dehydrogenase — translated: MRLKGKVALITGASSGIGREAALLFASEGAAVICVDVNDAEGQQTVELIQAARGNAAYVHADVSKAADCARMVEFAENEFGKLNILFNNAGIMHHSDDNAVTTEESIWDLTMDINAKGVFLGCKYGIPALKRAGGGSIINTASFVAVLGAATPQVAYTASKGAVLAMSRELAIIHARENIRVNALCPGPLRTELLMSYLNTDAKKQRRLVHIPMGRFGEAKEIAQAALFLASDESSYITGTDFLVDGGITAAYVTPE